In a single window of the Nocardiopsis composta genome:
- the aceB gene encoding malate synthase A, whose protein sequence is MGATTGVEITGPLHDRYDEILTDDALALIADLHRRFESRRQELLAARKVRQQQVAEGADLDFLPETRAIREDASWKVAPPAPGITDRRVEITGPTDRKMTINALNSGAKVWLADFEDANTPLWENMIGGQLNLRDALDREIDFTSPQGKTYALKGDEELATIVVRPRGWHLDEKHVLVDGERTSGGIVDFALYFFHCAQRQLDKGKGPYFYLPKMESHLEARLWNDIFVVAQERLGIPRGTIRATVLIETIPAAFEMEEILYELREHSAGLNAGRWDYLFSVIKYHRTRGRRFLLPERNAVTMTAPFMRAYTELLVSTCHRRGAFAIGGMAAFIPSRRDPEVNERALAKVRDDKSRESGDGFDGSWVAHPDLVPVAKEVFDGVLGDKPNQIDRLREDVSVKAGDLLAVDATEGGITEAGLRGNINVALQYLAAWMGGNGAVAIHNLMEDAATAEISRSQIWQWLHNEVTLDDGPKVTAELVERLIAEELEAIRTAQGEAFDAGLFAQAEELFKEVALADDYADFLTLPAYERMP, encoded by the coding sequence ATGGGCGCCACGACCGGGGTCGAGATCACCGGCCCCCTGCACGACCGGTACGACGAGATCCTCACCGATGACGCGCTCGCGCTCATCGCCGACCTGCACCGCCGTTTCGAGTCGCGCCGCCAGGAGCTGCTCGCCGCGCGCAAGGTCCGCCAGCAGCAGGTCGCCGAGGGCGCCGACCTGGACTTCCTGCCCGAGACCCGGGCCATCCGCGAGGACGCCTCCTGGAAGGTCGCGCCGCCCGCTCCCGGCATCACCGACCGGCGCGTGGAGATCACCGGCCCGACCGACCGCAAGATGACCATCAACGCCCTCAACTCCGGGGCGAAGGTCTGGCTGGCCGACTTCGAGGACGCCAACACCCCGCTGTGGGAGAACATGATCGGCGGCCAGCTCAACCTGCGCGACGCGCTGGACCGCGAGATCGACTTCACCTCCCCCCAGGGCAAGACCTACGCCCTGAAGGGCGACGAGGAGCTGGCCACCATCGTCGTCCGGCCGCGCGGCTGGCACCTGGACGAGAAGCACGTCCTGGTCGACGGCGAGCGCACCTCCGGCGGCATCGTCGACTTCGCGCTCTACTTCTTCCACTGCGCCCAGCGCCAGCTGGACAAGGGCAAGGGCCCCTACTTCTACCTGCCGAAGATGGAGAGCCACCTGGAGGCCCGGCTCTGGAACGACATCTTCGTCGTCGCCCAGGAGCGGCTCGGCATCCCGCGCGGCACCATCCGCGCCACGGTCCTCATCGAGACCATCCCGGCCGCGTTCGAGATGGAGGAGATCCTCTACGAGCTGCGCGAGCACTCCGCGGGCCTGAACGCCGGCCGCTGGGACTACCTGTTCAGCGTGATCAAGTACCACCGCACCCGCGGCCGCCGCTTCCTGCTGCCGGAGCGCAACGCGGTCACCATGACCGCGCCGTTCATGCGCGCCTACACCGAGCTGCTGGTCAGCACCTGCCACCGGCGCGGCGCGTTCGCCATCGGCGGCATGGCCGCGTTCATCCCCAGCCGCCGCGACCCCGAGGTCAACGAGCGCGCCCTGGCCAAGGTCCGCGACGACAAGTCCCGGGAGTCCGGCGACGGCTTCGACGGCTCCTGGGTCGCCCACCCCGACCTGGTCCCGGTCGCCAAGGAGGTCTTCGACGGCGTCCTGGGCGACAAGCCCAACCAGATCGACCGGCTCCGCGAGGACGTCTCGGTCAAGGCCGGCGACCTGCTCGCGGTGGACGCCACCGAGGGCGGCATCACCGAGGCGGGCCTGCGCGGCAACATCAACGTGGCGCTGCAGTACCTCGCCGCGTGGATGGGCGGCAACGGCGCGGTCGCCATCCACAACCTGATGGAGGACGCCGCCACCGCGGAGATCTCCCGCTCGCAGATCTGGCAGTGGCTGCACAACGAGGTCACCCTGGACGACGGCCCGAAGGTCACCGCCGAGCTGGTCGAGCGGCTCATCGCCGAGGAGCTGGAGGCCATCCGCACCGCGCAGGGCGAGGCCTTCGACGCCGGCCTCTTCGCCCAGGCCGAGGAGCTGTTCAAGGAGGTCGCGCTGGCCGACGACTACGCCGACTTCCTCACCCTTCCCGCCTACGAGCGGATGCCGTAA
- the hflX gene encoding GTPase HflX: MRTAHDHDIDREDETPAGVPAQGELELEERHALRRVAGLSTELDDVTEVEYRSLRLERVVLIGVWTSGTQTDADNSLVELKHLAETAGAVVLEGVTQRRSKPDPATYIGRGKAEELAGITAATGADTVICDGELTPGQLRQLEDVVKVKVIDRTALILDIFAQHARSSEGKAQVELAQLSYLLPRLRGWGGSLSRQAGGRAGSNGGVGLRGPGETKIETDRRRINARMAKLRRRLAQMVTARDVKRDRRRARQVPAVAIAGYTNAGKSSLLNRLTGAGVLVEDALFATLDPAVRQARTPDGRGFTLSDTVGFVRHLPHQLVEAFRSTLEEVADSDLILHVVDASDADPESQLAAVREVFAEIGAGDVPELVVLNKTDAADELAVKRLRTREPGAVEVSARTGAGIDDLVAAVAAALPELDREVRAVVPYHRGDLVSRVHQEGRVVAEEHTADGTSLHAWVPERLAGKLEEYAGV; encoded by the coding sequence TTGCGTACTGCTCACGACCACGACATCGACCGTGAAGACGAGACCCCGGCCGGCGTGCCCGCGCAGGGCGAGCTCGAACTGGAGGAGCGCCATGCGCTGCGCCGGGTGGCCGGCCTCTCCACCGAGCTCGACGACGTCACCGAGGTGGAGTACCGCTCGCTGCGGCTGGAGCGCGTCGTCCTGATCGGGGTGTGGACCAGCGGCACCCAGACCGACGCCGACAACTCGCTCGTCGAGCTCAAGCACCTCGCCGAGACCGCCGGAGCGGTCGTGCTGGAGGGCGTCACCCAGCGCCGCTCCAAGCCCGACCCGGCCACCTACATCGGCCGCGGCAAGGCCGAGGAGCTCGCCGGCATCACCGCCGCCACCGGCGCCGACACCGTCATCTGCGACGGTGAGCTGACCCCCGGCCAGCTCCGGCAGCTGGAGGACGTGGTCAAGGTCAAGGTCATCGACCGCACCGCGCTCATCCTGGACATCTTCGCCCAGCACGCGCGGAGCAGCGAGGGCAAGGCCCAGGTCGAGCTGGCCCAGCTCAGCTACCTGCTGCCGCGGCTGCGCGGCTGGGGCGGGTCGCTGTCCCGGCAGGCCGGCGGGCGCGCCGGCAGCAACGGCGGCGTGGGCCTGCGCGGCCCCGGCGAGACCAAGATCGAGACCGACCGGCGCCGGATCAACGCCCGGATGGCCAAGCTGCGCCGCCGGCTCGCCCAGATGGTCACCGCACGCGACGTCAAGCGCGACCGCCGCCGGGCCCGCCAGGTCCCCGCGGTGGCGATCGCCGGCTACACCAACGCGGGCAAGTCCAGCCTGCTCAACCGGCTCACCGGCGCCGGGGTGCTGGTGGAGGACGCGCTGTTCGCCACCCTGGACCCGGCGGTGCGCCAGGCCCGCACCCCCGACGGCCGCGGGTTCACCCTCAGCGACACCGTCGGCTTCGTCCGGCACCTGCCGCACCAGCTGGTGGAGGCGTTCCGGTCCACCCTGGAGGAGGTCGCCGACTCCGACCTGATCCTGCACGTGGTGGACGCCTCCGACGCCGACCCGGAGAGCCAGCTGGCGGCGGTCCGCGAGGTCTTCGCCGAGATCGGCGCCGGCGACGTGCCCGAGCTGGTGGTGCTGAACAAGACCGACGCGGCCGACGAGCTCGCCGTCAAGCGGCTGCGCACCCGCGAGCCCGGCGCGGTCGAGGTCTCCGCCCGCACCGGGGCGGGCATCGACGACCTGGTCGCCGCGGTCGCCGCGGCCCTGCCGGAGCTGGACCGCGAGGTCCGCGCGGTCGTCCCCTACCACCGGGGCGACCTGGTCTCCCGGGTGCACCAGGAGGGGCGCGTCGTCGCCGAGGAGCACACCGCGGACGGCACCTCGCTGCACGCCTGGGTGCCCGAGCGGCTGGCCGGCAAGCTGGAAGAGTACGCGGGGGTCTGA